Proteins encoded within one genomic window of Synechococcus sp. PCC 7335:
- a CDS encoding DUF6464 family protein, which translates to MEKKALPTDIVLSDTKTVLGHIKMDRSLYPGTFVDIDGQTYQILVRRHQYQLKLGRYYLHKAVVHVKETAIPEERTLLNGTWVIGDTSCTYNARSELVRCAINPAGPCDDCIHYTAL; encoded by the coding sequence ATGGAGAAAAAAGCACTTCCTACCGACATCGTCCTAAGTGATACAAAGACCGTACTGGGACATATCAAAATGGACCGCAGTCTTTACCCTGGAACCTTTGTCGATATTGATGGACAGACCTACCAAATCCTAGTGCGCCGTCACCAGTACCAGCTCAAACTTGGTCGCTACTATCTTCACAAGGCCGTTGTTCACGTCAAAGAAACCGCGATCCCAGAAGAACGAACTCTCCTGAATGGCACTTGGGTGATTGGCGATACTTCCTGTACGTACAACGCTCGATCAGAGCTAGTTCGCTGCGCTATCAATCCTGCTGGTCCTTGTGATGATTGCATCCACTATACGGCTCTATAG
- a CDS encoding LptA/OstA family protein has product MLHWRSHFIHHFLQITLNAPRVRRRLAQVACGGVVALALPLVTAALPSQFLPKILPNTFTKATAQTGRDALQLKASRVEANSNTGVVTAIGNVQIDYPSRQIFATAAQAQYYSRDQRIVLSGNVDVEQEGNTLQAETITYLIVEGRFVATPGANSQVEAVYLLPEEPAPTNSGEAPPPTPISVPTPPDELPSELGPINSE; this is encoded by the coding sequence ATGCTGCATTGGCGATCGCACTTCATTCATCACTTTCTTCAGATCACGCTTAATGCTCCTCGCGTTAGACGCAGGCTAGCTCAGGTAGCTTGCGGAGGCGTGGTGGCGCTGGCTTTGCCGCTAGTAACTGCCGCTTTACCCTCTCAGTTTTTGCCAAAGATACTACCAAATACGTTTACCAAAGCTACGGCTCAGACAGGTAGGGACGCGCTTCAGCTTAAGGCTTCTCGGGTAGAAGCAAATTCTAATACAGGTGTAGTAACTGCTATTGGCAATGTTCAAATCGACTACCCTAGTCGGCAAATTTTTGCAACGGCAGCCCAGGCTCAATACTACAGTCGCGACCAGCGAATCGTCCTTAGCGGCAATGTAGACGTAGAGCAAGAAGGAAATACCTTACAGGCAGAAACCATAACCTACCTTATTGTCGAAGGTCGATTTGTCGCCACGCCTGGAGCCAATAGTCAGGTAGAAGCAGTCTATCTATTGCCGGAAGAGCCTGCGCCTACAAATTCCGGTGAAGCGCCTCCCCCCACACCAATCTCGGTTCCGACACCGCCAGACGAGCTACCCTCTGAGCTAGGCCCGATTAATTCCGAATAA
- a CDS encoding LptF/LptG family permease, whose amino-acid sequence MTFPQSIASLTFTQRLASWLPRITIMDRYIAKELTLPFLFGVGAFSSIAVSIGALFELIRKVADAGLSATLAFEIFLLSLPTFTVLAFPMSTLLATMMTYSRFSSDSELIAMRGCGVSINRIVAPAVILSLLVTGLSFSVNEIIAPASTERAALLLARALDDEKPPFREGNIVFQQQEPAADGSGDELVRFFYARNFDGTTMRDITVVDFSQEDSEDGLKQIVSADAATWDFTRNLWEFTNGTIYAVSPTGSFRQIIRFDKQDLQLPRTPLDLANRTKKQEEMNIAETKEYLTILQQTGDEKAVRKLAVAIQRKYAIPFACVVFGLVGAAVGVRPQRTGKATSFGISVVIIFGYYLLSFITSAMGESGVITPFLAGWVPLFIGLGAGLLLLAQASRQ is encoded by the coding sequence GTGACGTTTCCTCAATCTATAGCCTCTTTGACCTTTACTCAAAGGCTGGCCAGCTGGCTACCGCGGATTACGATCATGGATCGCTATATTGCCAAGGAACTTACGTTGCCATTTCTTTTTGGCGTTGGGGCGTTTTCTTCGATTGCTGTCTCTATTGGGGCGCTATTTGAGCTGATTCGTAAAGTCGCTGACGCTGGATTATCGGCAACCTTGGCCTTTGAAATCTTCTTGTTGAGCCTACCGACATTTACTGTGCTTGCCTTTCCAATGTCGACGCTGTTGGCCACGATGATGACCTATAGTCGGTTCTCTAGTGACAGTGAGCTGATCGCGATGAGAGGGTGTGGGGTAAGTATTAACCGCATCGTTGCTCCAGCGGTAATCTTGAGCCTGCTCGTGACCGGACTAAGCTTTTCTGTCAATGAGATCATAGCTCCGGCAAGTACAGAACGAGCAGCCCTTCTGCTAGCTAGAGCTTTAGATGACGAAAAGCCGCCGTTCAGGGAAGGCAATATTGTATTTCAACAGCAGGAACCTGCTGCCGACGGCTCAGGAGATGAGCTAGTGCGGTTCTTCTATGCGCGTAATTTCGATGGTACGACAATGCGCGACATCACGGTTGTGGATTTCTCTCAGGAGGATTCGGAAGATGGTCTAAAGCAAATTGTCAGTGCGGACGCAGCGACTTGGGATTTCACTAGAAACCTATGGGAGTTTACCAATGGCACCATCTATGCGGTGTCACCTACCGGCTCTTTTCGGCAGATCATCCGATTTGATAAGCAAGATTTACAGCTTCCTCGAACGCCGTTAGATCTAGCTAACCGCACGAAAAAGCAAGAGGAGATGAACATTGCCGAAACTAAAGAATATCTAACAATCTTGCAGCAGACAGGAGATGAAAAAGCGGTGCGCAAGCTCGCGGTGGCAATTCAAAGAAAATATGCGATTCCCTTTGCCTGCGTTGTGTTTGGCCTAGTAGGAGCAGCAGTTGGCGTGCGACCACAGCGGACTGGCAAGGCAACCAGCTTTGGCATTAGCGTTGTCATTATCTTTGGCTATTACCTACTTAGCTTCATCACTTCAGCAATGGGAGAATCAGGTGTGATTACGCCATTCTTAGCTGGCTGGGTTCCCCTGTTCATTGGTCTAGGTGCGGGTCTTCTTCTACTCGCTCAGGCCTCTCGCCAGTAA
- a CDS encoding phycobilisome rod-core linker polypeptide — MALPLLTYSPKSQNQRVEGFTVQGDDQPTIYSAEALLEYSEMTELINAAYTQIFFYCFEADKEPFLESQLRNSQITVRDFIRGLMLSDTFLRNYYAKNSNYRFVEQCIQRALGRDPYNEREKIAWSIKIGTKGVEGFIDELLDSDEYMENFGYDIVPYYRRRVLPGREIGERPFDIKSPRYDEYYRGILGFPQLLWQEEVRRFKPQEKKATAGNPSLYLDMARSVNPRPAQTPRTNLSSINIGATVPFRKLGVPVAPEPSNR; from the coding sequence GTGGCTCTTCCGTTATTGACCTATTCCCCCAAAAGTCAGAACCAGCGGGTTGAGGGGTTTACCGTCCAGGGCGACGATCAGCCCACTATCTACAGCGCTGAAGCTCTTCTTGAGTACAGCGAAATGACCGAGTTGATCAATGCGGCCTATACTCAGATATTCTTCTACTGCTTTGAAGCAGATAAAGAGCCTTTCCTAGAGTCCCAGCTTCGTAACAGTCAAATTACCGTGCGCGACTTCATTCGGGGTTTGATGCTCTCTGATACCTTCTTACGCAACTACTACGCGAAGAACAGCAACTACCGCTTTGTAGAGCAGTGCATTCAACGCGCATTAGGCCGTGACCCTTACAATGAGCGCGAGAAGATTGCCTGGTCTATCAAGATTGGCACCAAAGGCGTTGAGGGATTCATTGATGAGCTGCTAGATAGCGACGAGTATATGGAGAACTTTGGCTACGACATCGTTCCTTACTATCGTCGTCGGGTGCTACCTGGTCGCGAGATCGGTGAGCGTCCTTTTGATATCAAGTCTCCTCGCTACGATGAGTACTATCGTGGCATCCTAGGATTTCCTCAGCTTCTGTGGCAAGAAGAAGTTCGTCGCTTCAAGCCTCAAGAAAAGAAAGCAACTGCTGGCAACCCTTCCTTGTATTTGGATATGGCTCGCAGCGTAAATCCTCGTCCCGCGCAGACGCCTCGTACGAACCTCTCTTCTATTAACATCGGAGCGACTGTACCTTTCCGTAAGCTAGGTGTCCCTGTTGCACCAGAACCTTCCAATAGGTAA
- a CDS encoding molybdenum cofactor guanylyltransferase: MSSVSTAALAIPALSVMILAGGRSRRMGKDKALLPMGNGQSLLLNTVQIAQMLSTETVVVTPWPERYQDSIPDSVSFIKEPLPPTRPYKDLLCAGPLSGFAYGWQAISSDWCLLLACDLPHLEAAVIQRWWEWLTAYLNDTQSPIPMASLAPGPKGWEPLCGYYHRGCVPSLKQYLHRGQNYRGQNSFQTWLSNAPIVPYKSVPKKMLFNCNTPADWAVASAQSDISP, encoded by the coding sequence ATGTCTTCTGTCTCTACGGCTGCTTTAGCTATACCTGCTTTGAGCGTCATGATATTAGCAGGCGGTCGCAGTCGCCGTATGGGAAAAGATAAAGCGCTGCTGCCAATGGGAAACGGACAGTCGCTGTTACTCAACACCGTTCAGATTGCCCAAATGCTATCAACAGAGACCGTTGTCGTTACGCCCTGGCCAGAGAGATATCAAGACTCAATCCCAGATTCTGTCAGTTTTATTAAAGAGCCTTTGCCACCTACTAGACCCTATAAAGACCTACTTTGTGCCGGACCACTCAGTGGTTTTGCATATGGATGGCAGGCTATCTCCTCTGACTGGTGCCTCTTACTTGCCTGCGATCTACCCCACCTAGAGGCTGCGGTCATACAGCGCTGGTGGGAATGGCTAACAGCCTATCTAAATGACACACAAAGCCCCATCCCTATGGCCTCTCTAGCCCCGGGTCCAAAAGGCTGGGAACCCCTTTGTGGCTACTATCATCGCGGTTGTGTCCCCTCGCTCAAACAGTATCTACATAGAGGTCAAAATTATAGAGGTCAAAATTCTTTTCAAACCTGGCTGTCTAATGCACCGATTGTGCCTTACAAATCAGTCCCTAAAAAAATGCTATTCAACTGCAACACGCCTGCCGACTGGGCAGTAGCAAGTGCTCAGTCTGACATCTCCCCTTGA
- a CDS encoding DUF309 domain-containing protein gives MQYPVQFQQGIDEFNSGQFYACHDTLEAIWMEAETIEKPFYQGILQIAVAFYHLGNLNWRGGAILLGEGINRLRKFEPEHESVDVETLVDQAVEWLSLVQTTGETGLAQLMEDPPFPLPQVRQTLGESNKSEFK, from the coding sequence ATGCAATATCCCGTTCAGTTTCAGCAAGGCATAGACGAATTTAATAGTGGCCAATTCTACGCCTGTCACGACACGCTAGAGGCAATTTGGATGGAAGCTGAGACAATAGAGAAGCCCTTTTATCAGGGAATATTGCAAATAGCAGTGGCGTTCTACCATCTGGGTAATCTCAACTGGAGGGGCGGCGCGATCTTGCTAGGTGAAGGGATTAATCGCCTGCGTAAGTTTGAGCCTGAGCATGAAAGCGTAGATGTCGAGACGCTAGTGGACCAGGCAGTAGAGTGGTTATCGCTCGTGCAGACAACGGGCGAAACAGGACTTGCTCAGCTGATGGAAGATCCTCCATTTCCTCTTCCCCAGGTACGCCAAACTCTTGGAGAGAGTAACAAAAGTGAGTTCAAATAG
- the lptB gene encoding LPS export ABC transporter ATP-binding protein: MKLVLTNVQKTYGRRTVVKGVSLSVDRGEIVGLLGPNGAGKTTTFYIATGLVQPDIGQVLLDGQDITSLQMFKRARLGIGYLAQEASIFRNLSVQDNLLLVMEQTNVPHHLRREKLARLIKEFRLEKVADSLGIQVSGGERRRTELARALAAGLEGPKFLFLDEPFAGVDPIAVAEIQAIVAELRDRNMGILITDHNVRETLQIIDRAYIMSEGEILASGSANDLSDNPLVRQYYLGEGFKL; the protein is encoded by the coding sequence TTGAAACTCGTGCTTACAAATGTTCAGAAAACATACGGCAGGCGTACAGTTGTCAAAGGGGTAAGCCTATCCGTAGATAGAGGTGAAATTGTCGGGTTGCTAGGGCCAAATGGTGCAGGGAAAACGACGACTTTTTATATAGCGACGGGGTTGGTGCAGCCGGATATAGGCCAGGTATTGCTTGATGGACAAGATATTACCAGCTTGCAAATGTTCAAGCGAGCACGGTTGGGAATTGGCTATCTAGCACAAGAAGCAAGCATTTTTCGGAATCTGAGCGTGCAAGACAACTTGCTGCTGGTGATGGAGCAGACAAATGTTCCTCACCACCTACGTCGTGAGAAGCTAGCCCGATTGATCAAAGAGTTTCGATTGGAGAAGGTAGCCGATTCGCTGGGTATTCAAGTCAGCGGTGGTGAAAGGCGACGCACAGAGCTAGCTCGGGCACTAGCAGCAGGGCTAGAAGGACCGAAATTTTTGTTCTTGGATGAACCGTTTGCGGGGGTCGATCCGATCGCGGTTGCTGAGATTCAGGCGATTGTAGCAGAGTTACGCGATCGCAACATGGGTATTCTCATCACTGACCACAACGTCCGTGAGACGCTACAGATTATCGATCGAGCCTACATTATGAGCGAAGGTGAAATCTTAGCCTCAGGCAGTGCCAATGACCTTTCGGATAATCCGCTCGTTCGTCAGTACTATTTAGGCGAAGGTTTCAAGCTGTGA
- the dxs gene encoding 1-deoxy-D-xylulose-5-phosphate synthase, which produces MHLSEITHPNQLHGLPVSQLEKIARQIRDKHLQTIAASGGHLGPGLGVVELTLGLYQTLDLDRDKVVWDVGHQAYPHKLITGRYKDFHTLRQQHGVAGYLKRTESRFDHFGAGHASTSISAALGMAIARDLKGEDFKVAAIIGDGALTGGMALEAINHAGHLPKTNLVVVLNDNEMSISPNVGAIPRYLNKMRLSPPMQFLSDNLEEQFKQLPFGETLTPELSRVKEGMKRLAVPKVGAVFEELGFTYMGPIDGHNLTELISAFKEAHKHGGPVLVHVATTKGKGYEIAEKDQVGYHAQSPFDLETGLKIPANKPKPPGYSKVFAETLITLAEKDPTIVAITAAMATGTRLDLLQAKLPKQYIDVGIAEQHAVTLAAGLACEGMKPVPVIYSTFMQRAYDQIVHDICIQKLPVFMALDRAGIVGVDGPTHQGMYDIAYLRCIPNIVLMAPKDEAELQQMVVTGVEHSGPIVVRYPRGSGYGVPLMESGWEALPIGKAEVLRQGDDVMLVGYGSMVYPAMQTAEILSEHGVEATVINARFAKPLDTELMLPLAEKIGRVVTMEDGCIKGGFGSALAEELMDAEVAAQLLRLGVPDKLVDHASPDQSKAELGLMPAQMAERVLEKFGLGELTLEIAEKV; this is translated from the coding sequence ATGCACCTGAGCGAAATTACGCACCCTAACCAGTTGCATGGTCTGCCCGTGAGTCAGTTAGAAAAAATCGCGAGACAGATCCGAGACAAGCATCTGCAGACTATTGCCGCTAGCGGCGGCCATCTAGGACCTGGTCTAGGCGTTGTCGAACTGACGTTAGGGCTGTATCAGACGCTCGATCTTGATCGGGATAAGGTGGTCTGGGATGTCGGTCATCAGGCATATCCACACAAGCTGATAACGGGTCGCTACAAAGACTTTCATACGCTGAGGCAACAGCATGGCGTAGCAGGCTATCTAAAGCGGACAGAAAGCCGATTCGACCATTTTGGGGCAGGTCATGCCTCAACGAGCATTTCAGCAGCGCTAGGAATGGCGATCGCCCGAGATTTGAAGGGCGAAGACTTCAAAGTTGCAGCCATCATTGGCGACGGAGCGCTGACGGGTGGCATGGCGCTAGAGGCCATTAACCATGCCGGACATCTACCTAAAACTAACCTTGTCGTTGTCCTTAATGATAACGAGATGTCGATTTCGCCTAACGTCGGCGCTATTCCTCGCTACCTAAACAAGATGCGCCTAAGCCCACCGATGCAATTTTTGAGCGACAATCTTGAAGAGCAGTTCAAGCAACTGCCTTTTGGTGAGACGCTCACCCCAGAGCTGAGCCGGGTGAAAGAAGGGATGAAGCGACTAGCCGTTCCAAAAGTCGGCGCTGTATTCGAGGAGCTAGGCTTTACCTATATGGGGCCAATCGATGGCCACAACCTAACAGAACTGATCAGCGCGTTTAAAGAGGCGCATAAGCACGGTGGACCTGTACTGGTTCATGTAGCTACCACCAAAGGTAAAGGCTATGAAATCGCTGAGAAAGATCAGGTGGGCTACCACGCACAGTCTCCGTTTGATTTAGAAACGGGGCTAAAGATTCCGGCTAACAAGCCAAAGCCGCCAGGCTATTCCAAAGTCTTTGCAGAAACACTGATCACGCTAGCTGAAAAAGATCCCACGATTGTTGCTATCACCGCTGCAATGGCGACAGGGACGCGCTTAGATTTGCTTCAGGCCAAACTACCCAAGCAGTATATCGACGTGGGCATTGCTGAACAACACGCTGTTACCCTAGCAGCGGGTCTAGCCTGTGAGGGTATGAAGCCCGTACCGGTAATCTACTCTACGTTTATGCAAAGGGCGTACGACCAGATTGTGCATGACATTTGCATTCAAAAACTGCCCGTATTTATGGCCCTTGATCGAGCAGGTATTGTCGGCGTGGATGGTCCAACGCACCAGGGAATGTACGATATTGCCTATCTACGATGCATTCCTAACATCGTGCTGATGGCGCCTAAAGACGAAGCCGAGCTACAGCAGATGGTCGTCACTGGCGTCGAACACAGTGGCCCTATTGTCGTCCGCTACCCACGGGGTAGTGGCTATGGTGTGCCGCTAATGGAATCCGGTTGGGAAGCGTTGCCGATTGGAAAGGCAGAGGTTCTGCGCCAGGGTGATGATGTGATGCTAGTGGGGTATGGATCGATGGTGTATCCGGCGATGCAGACCGCTGAAATTCTGAGTGAGCATGGGGTAGAGGCAACGGTGATTAACGCTCGCTTTGCCAAGCCTTTAGATACCGAGCTAATGCTGCCGCTGGCTGAGAAGATTGGGCGGGTGGTGACCATGGAAGATGGCTGTATTAAAGGTGGCTTCGGCTCAGCTTTAGCAGAAGAGCTGATGGATGCGGAAGTAGCAGCTCAGCTACTGCGTCTGGGTGTTCCTGACAAATTGGTAGATCATGCCTCGCCCGATCAGTCAAAGGCTGAACTCGGCCTCATGCCAGCGCAAATGGCAGAGCGGGTACTTGAGAAGTTTGGGCTAGGTGAGCTTACCCTAGAGATTGCCGAGAAGGTTTAG
- the fusA gene encoding elongation factor G, producing MKDLTKYRNIGIFAHVDAGKTTTTERILKLTGKIHKIGEVHDGAATTDFMDQEQERGITIQSAATTCFWDDHQLNIIDTPGHVDFTIEVYRSLKVLDGGIGVFCASGGVEPQSETNWRYANDSKVARIIYVNKLDRTGGDFYSVVKQVEDILAAKPLVMVLPIGIEDGFVGVVDLLTQKAWIWDDSGDPMNYELTDVPEDMVEKVAEYREMLVESAIEMDDEVMEAYLEGNEPDIDTLKRCIRKGTRELAFFPTYCGSSFKNKGVQNVLDAVVDYLPNPTEVKPQPEVDLEGNETGEVAKVTPDAPLRALAFKIMDDRYGALTFTRIYSGTLSKGDTILNTFTGKTERVGRLVEMHANSREEIDTAQAGDIVAIVGMKNVQTGHTLCDPKNPATLEPMVFPDPVISIAIEPKQKGGSEKMGLALSKMVQEDPSFYVETDQESGEVIIKGMGELHLDIKVDILKRTHGVEVEVGKPQVAYRESITRLLDDSYTHKKQSGGSGQFAKIDYTIEPAEPGVGFEFESKVTGGNVPREFWPAVEKGFATSLEKGPLAGYPMVDVKVTLKDGGFHPVDSSAIAFEIAAKSAYRQSFPKAGPQILEPIMNVDVFTPDDHMGDVIGDLNRRRGMIKSQNSNPMGVRIKADVPLSEMFGYIGDLRTMTSGRGQFSMEFGNYAPCPKNVAEEVIKEAKERQEAKK from the coding sequence ATGAAAGACCTGACCAAATACCGGAATATCGGTATCTTTGCCCATGTAGACGCAGGTAAGACGACTACTACTGAAAGAATCTTGAAGCTCACCGGTAAAATCCATAAGATTGGTGAAGTTCATGATGGTGCGGCAACTACAGACTTCATGGACCAAGAGCAAGAGCGCGGTATCACCATTCAGTCTGCAGCGACAACCTGCTTCTGGGACGACCATCAGCTTAATATTATTGACACGCCCGGACACGTAGACTTCACCATCGAGGTGTACCGTTCTTTGAAGGTACTTGATGGCGGCATCGGAGTATTCTGTGCCTCTGGTGGCGTAGAGCCTCAGTCCGAAACCAACTGGCGCTACGCAAACGACTCGAAAGTAGCTCGCATTATCTATGTTAATAAGCTTGATCGTACCGGTGGCGACTTCTACAGCGTCGTCAAGCAGGTAGAGGATATCCTAGCGGCTAAGCCTTTGGTCATGGTGCTGCCTATCGGTATCGAAGACGGCTTTGTCGGCGTGGTTGATTTGCTAACTCAAAAAGCTTGGATCTGGGATGATTCTGGCGACCCAATGAACTATGAACTCACTGACGTTCCCGAAGACATGGTGGAAAAGGTCGCTGAGTATCGCGAAATGCTGGTCGAGTCAGCAATTGAAATGGACGACGAGGTTATGGAAGCTTACCTCGAAGGGAATGAGCCAGACATCGATACGCTTAAGCGCTGTATCCGAAAAGGTACTCGTGAATTAGCGTTCTTCCCTACTTACTGCGGTTCTTCCTTTAAGAACAAGGGCGTACAGAACGTACTCGATGCGGTTGTCGACTACCTACCTAACCCAACCGAAGTGAAGCCTCAGCCTGAGGTAGACCTCGAAGGTAATGAGACGGGTGAGGTGGCAAAAGTCACTCCTGATGCACCGTTACGGGCACTAGCGTTCAAGATTATGGATGACCGCTATGGCGCTCTTACCTTTACTCGGATCTACTCTGGCACGCTTAGCAAAGGCGATACGATCCTCAATACCTTTACGGGTAAAACTGAACGAGTGGGTCGCCTAGTCGAGATGCATGCTAACTCTAGAGAAGAGATCGATACTGCCCAGGCGGGTGATATCGTTGCTATCGTCGGGATGAAGAACGTTCAGACAGGTCATACACTCTGCGATCCTAAGAACCCTGCTACCTTAGAACCGATGGTCTTCCCTGATCCGGTGATCTCGATTGCGATTGAGCCGAAGCAGAAAGGCGGTTCTGAGAAAATGGGTCTGGCGCTTAGTAAGATGGTCCAAGAGGATCCTTCCTTCTATGTAGAGACTGACCAAGAAAGTGGCGAAGTCATCATCAAGGGTATGGGTGAGCTGCACCTAGATATCAAGGTGGATATTCTAAAGCGGACTCATGGTGTGGAAGTCGAAGTGGGTAAGCCTCAGGTGGCTTATCGCGAGTCTATCACTCGTCTGCTAGACGATAGCTACACGCACAAGAAGCAATCAGGGGGTTCTGGTCAGTTTGCGAAGATTGACTACACTATTGAGCCCGCTGAACCTGGCGTTGGTTTTGAGTTCGAGTCGAAGGTCACAGGCGGTAACGTGCCGCGTGAATTCTGGCCTGCGGTTGAGAAGGGCTTTGCGACTAGCCTAGAGAAAGGGCCTTTGGCTGGCTATCCAATGGTGGATGTGAAGGTCACGCTCAAAGACGGTGGTTTCCACCCGGTTGACTCTAGTGCGATCGCCTTTGAGATCGCGGCCAAATCTGCCTACCGTCAGTCTTTTCCTAAAGCAGGTCCGCAGATTCTAGAGCCAATCATGAACGTAGATGTCTTCACGCCTGACGATCATATGGGTGATGTCATTGGCGATCTCAACCGTCGTCGCGGCATGATCAAGTCTCAAAACTCGAATCCGATGGGTGTTCGAATCAAAGCAGATGTGCCTTTGAGTGAGATGTTTGGCTACATTGGCGATTTACGGACCATGACTTCCGGACGCGGTCAGTTCTCTATGGAATTTGGCAACTATGCGCCATGTCCCAAGAATGTCGCTGAAGAAGTGATCAAAGAAGCTAAAGAGCGCCAAGAAGCGAAGAAGTAA
- a CDS encoding MBL fold metallo-hydrolase translates to MANLKDRRDQNVVGDFYVDSSCIDCDTCRWVAPQIYSRAGAQSIVHHQPTTDLERVAALEALLACPTASIGTQNKPTDIRAVQQKFPLQIEDSVFYCGYHSKKSFGAASYLIQRPKGNVLVDSPRFTPPLVKRLEEMGGIKYLYLTHRDDVADHQKFHDHFGAERILHADDISTGTKSVEIQPSGTEPFTLDDDLLIIPQPGHSRGHTVLLYNRKYLFTGDHLAWSARLNQLHAFRNFCWDSWPKQIESMKKLANYTQDYSFEWVLPGHGRRFSATREEMRARMKACIDWMESVA, encoded by the coding sequence ATGGCTAACCTTAAAGACCGTCGCGACCAAAACGTAGTGGGCGATTTCTATGTCGACAGTAGCTGTATTGATTGTGATACCTGTCGCTGGGTAGCCCCACAGATCTATAGCCGCGCTGGTGCTCAGTCGATTGTTCACCATCAACCGACCACTGACCTAGAGCGAGTTGCCGCACTCGAAGCTTTGCTAGCCTGTCCCACTGCTTCGATCGGTACGCAGAATAAGCCGACTGATATCCGAGCGGTTCAACAGAAATTTCCGCTACAGATCGAAGACAGTGTTTTCTATTGTGGCTACCATTCGAAGAAGTCCTTTGGTGCGGCTAGCTATCTGATTCAAAGGCCCAAAGGGAACGTCTTAGTTGATTCTCCTCGTTTCACGCCTCCTTTAGTCAAACGCCTAGAAGAGATGGGCGGTATCAAGTATCTATATCTAACGCACCGGGATGATGTGGCCGACCATCAAAAATTTCATGACCACTTTGGCGCTGAGCGCATTCTTCATGCCGATGATATTTCTACGGGAACAAAGAGTGTAGAAATTCAACCGTCAGGAACAGAACCATTCACGCTAGACGACGATCTGTTAATTATTCCTCAGCCCGGCCATTCCAGGGGTCATACGGTGCTGCTCTATAACCGCAAATACTTGTTTACTGGCGATCATCTCGCTTGGTCAGCAAGACTAAATCAGCTTCATGCCTTCCGTAATTTCTGCTGGGATTCTTGGCCGAAGCAAATCGAGTCGATGAAGAAGCTAGCGAACTATACTCAAGACTACTCTTTTGAATGGGTACTGCCAGGACATGGCAGAAGGTTTTCGGCAACGCGTGAGGAGATGCGCGCCCGTATGAAAGCATGCATTGACTGGATGGAGTCGGTTGCCTAG
- the petJ gene encoding cytochrome c6 PetJ has translation MKGFIAAVIGFVFGAVLLAAPPALAGDIAQGKQVFATNCVACHAGGRNVVQADKTLKQDALESYLENYGAEHNISAIVYQVTNGKNAMPAFSGRLTADQIEDVAAYVNDQAESGWTS, from the coding sequence ATGAAGGGTTTTATAGCAGCAGTAATCGGCTTTGTTTTTGGAGCGGTGTTACTAGCTGCGCCGCCTGCTCTGGCAGGTGATATCGCGCAAGGCAAGCAGGTCTTTGCAACTAACTGCGTCGCTTGTCATGCTGGCGGCCGTAATGTCGTGCAAGCAGACAAAACACTAAAGCAAGATGCCTTAGAAAGCTATCTGGAAAACTACGGCGCAGAGCATAATATCAGCGCGATTGTCTATCAAGTCACGAATGGTAAAAACGCTATGCCTGCGTTCAGTGGCCGTTTGACAGCCGACCAGATTGAAGATGTTGCTGCCTATGTTAACGATCAAGCTGAGAGTGGTTGGACTAGCTAG